A single Diceros bicornis minor isolate mBicDic1 chromosome 7, mDicBic1.mat.cur, whole genome shotgun sequence DNA region contains:
- the BLID gene encoding LOW QUALITY PROTEIN: BH3-like motif-containing cell death inducer (The sequence of the model RefSeq protein was modified relative to this genomic sequence to represent the inferred CDS: inserted 1 base in 1 codon; deleted 2 bases in 1 codon): protein MNGWMLDSELSYTVVSNCGEFVVFHLGIVGGQERPFYSILEAETVLCTAWIGPASGSSIYPEAEGTPLPAWSTVASFNKEAKLPKETVFPLTRYDLGSSAMRGAVLGNVLQSXSYLTRIGIALLHTSPAEAL from the exons atgaatggatggatgttaGATTCTGAGCTTTCTTACACGGTAGTTTCAAATTGTGGTGAATTTGTTGTGTTCCATCTGGGTATTGTTGGAGGCCAGGAAAGACCTTTCTATTCGATCCTAGAAGCTGAGACTGTGCTGTGCACTGCCTGGATAGGACCAGCTTCTGGCAGTTCCATTTATCCAGAGGCAGAAGGGACTCCCCTGCCTGCA TGGAGCACTGTTGCCAGTTTCAATAAAGAAGCTAAATTGCCTAAGGAAACAGTGTTTCCTCTTACAAGGTACGATCTTGGCTCCTCTGCCATGAGGGGGGCTGTTCTTGGAAATGTACTCCAGA TTTCCTATTTAACCAGGATAGGAATTGCATTGCTGCATACTTCCCCTGCTGAGGCCCTATGA